ATTCGGGTTTAATTCACAGAATCCGTTACATTTCAGGAAGCATCCAGCCCATTCAAGTGGCGGGATACAGTAGCATGTACAAGGATCTTGACGGCAGGTTCGCTATCGTTCTCGGGTGGGGAAAAGATAGAAACACCGGCATAGGAACGACATCGCTGAAATACGCCACATTGCCGATCATTTCGAACGCGCAATGCGGCATGAGCTGGGCCGTAACGCCGGGAAAGCACGTGTGCACAGCACCTGGCTACGGACAGGATGCTTGTCAGGTAACATTTCATACTTCACCCCGGAAGCTATTCTACATTTcactaattactagactgcgaagtTCGCGCGTTTATTACACTTTTGATCTTGGAGAACGCGGCGCGGAATTTAATGAAATGTTCATGTTCTTTCATGTACAGTAGAACTTTGAATATAAGAATATTTCTTTCACTCGAATTtccataaaataatttatatgacTCGGACACAGCACAGTTCTCTTTTCCAATGAAACTTGAAAAATTAATGTCTAACTGGTCGACCCAGTTACTTTTCCATACACACAATACCATATAATAGAGtagttattgaaaaaaatgtgagattgttcaagtatattgaagtataatAATCCTCAACCTTCCGTGGGCAACCAATTTATTTTCGGAGCGAAACTtcactcttgaatttctttcttttcgttatttatttttttctgttAATGCTTTAAAAATTCGACGTTCcaacaattatttattaacccgtagcactcgaatggcgactgtaaggcgtcactaaaaattgctatatcattattcaaaatatttttcacattattaaatttgtttgtatttaataaattactaaacattttggtattgtacgagtaaattccaccatttttgtacgtataacatgaaaaaaatgtatagaagggaaatattgtaggtcggaagaaatgtttcgttttggagttaacacgttgaacgccacgtcagccatatgtggctgacggaattatttgtgcaggttttaaaatgaatttttacgttgatatattcattgtactaaacttaattaggatctgtaacatgcaagaaagttggaggatttctcagtatcgtacatttaattttttgccatttttatttcattaaataacttactttgattttatggaatttttggggtttttaGTTtagcgttcaaagtgttaaaatagcttcgagtgcaaagggttgaaatagAGAATTCAATAAgcgtttcaagaattttttagatttttcgaaAACCTAGAACTGGAACAAAAATTAGTCGCGAACAAGAACGACTAGGTATGCAAACGATGTCGATAAAAAATAAGGTTGCAGACGGAGGGTTAAAACtagtataaaataattcaagtaaaatataaaaaaaagcatTAATTTTCACACGTATTCATACCGTGCCCGTGGCCATAAAAATATATGTGTGTCTGGAGGTTACACAGGAAGGCTCGCAGCCGTTTCGAAGGGCCAGGCAGGCACATTCCACGCCCGGTCCCGCCATGCATGCTCGGCGGCCCTTTTCCTTTGTCCCACGAGTGCACATGCTGCATACAGATGTTTTCTTTTTCGTGGCACGATGCAGACGTTCTCCGAATAATCTGCCGCGGCCCTCTGCGGCGAGAGAACTAAAAATTGGAGTATCaaccgtttccttttctcttgCAGGGCGACAGCGGCGGTCCTCTGATCATGTACGAAAATCGTGTTCCCATTCAAATCGGAATTGTCAGCTACGGAGACGCGGACTGTCCCAGCGGCCGACCCGGCGTGTTCTCAAGAGTGACTGGCTACATCGACTGGATCCAAAAAGTCACGGGACTATGCTTTGAACGCTAGAAGTGACGCGAGCAATTTTCCAAAACGAACAACCACCGCAACTTGACGTATttgtgtaaataaataaatttttatggtGCTTTTTTAACACTACAATCGTgctttattgttttattttgaAACACCAATAAAACATACAGCCCCTGGGTAATTTTCGGTTGAACCATAAATACCCAGAAAATGAGCGACCGAGCTATGTATATCGACTGGATCCAAAAAATCACGGGACTATGCTTTGAACGCTAGAAGTGACGCGAGCAATTTTCCAAAACGAACAACCACCGCAACTTGACGTATttgtgtaaataaataaatttttatggtGCTTTTTTAACACTACAATCGTgctttattgttttattttgaAACACCAATAAAACATACAGCCCCTGGGTAATTTTCGGTTGAGCCATAAATACTCAAAAAATGAGCGACTGAGCTATATCGACTGGATCCAAAAATTCACGGGACTATGCTTTAAACGCTAGAAATGACGCGAGCAATTTACCAAAGCGAATAACCACCGCAGTTTAACGCAACCACCGCATTTGTGTAAATCAATAAATTTGTACGGTGCTCTTTTAACACTACAATcgtgttttattgttttattttgaAACACCAATAAAATATACAGCCTCTGGGTAATTTTCCGTTGAGCCATAAATACCAAGATATTGGGCGTATACCCGTCAGTGTGAGATACGTTCGAAAATCTCCTGGCGTTTCTAGGCTTCTAAATGAAAATGGCCGTCGCGAGGAGGTGAATTCGGTTAATTATGCCGAGGAACATTCTAGTACACCGTCTATGGCGTCCAGATTTTTCTATTCTCCTCGCGATTGTAAGTGTAATCCCGTTCCGAGCGGTTGAAACAATTTGCATATTTCGCAGTAGCAATTTGGGAAATCGTCACACGTTTGGGTTTGTTTCGGGTGCCGTAGTCGACTGGAATAAAACAGTCGGTGGCTATTACACCGTGGACGGGCAATTTCCTTTTATGGCGGTGGTGCATCGATTAATGCCGGGCGTGGCGACTTCTCAATGCGGCGGCACCATAATTTCCCGTTCGGTGGGCTCAGACGGAGGGACACTGCATACACAACTTCCCGCGTAAATTCTTCGTCGTGTTCGGTGTCGCTGATAAGgcagggataggatacaattaTAACCATGGTTCTGGCATCTCCATGATAACGTCGTACGTCGTCGCCTTATTATCACACCACGAATGACGTCGGACTGCTGCGTATGCCTCCAGACATTCCTTTCAATCGTACGTGCTAAATATTACCTCTCTGGTGGCTGGGACAATAGCACAAATTTTTATCATAGTGATCAAGTCTCTGTTCGGTGTGGAAAATTGCTTTTTGCCACGGTGCATCGAATGAATCAAGATTTTCTCCAAGATCAATCCCAACTGTTGATTTTTAAGCCGGTGCATATTTTTGgcagaataaaaaattgataattcataaatggtatattctgacgaATAGGGTATATTCGACGAATGGTATATTCTTCCCTCTTCCATAGTTTTATCTGGCAATTTGTAGAACTGCTGAATTCATAAACAAATGCTACTTGAACGTTATCTAATAAGATGTACATACATACTgacttgataaaaaaaaaacataattttataaataaattttattgttaaattttaaAGCACTCTAGAGTGAGTCACGGTGCACAGACGTCGTCCCTGAAAGGCTGAAATGGTCTAGTGATTTTAGAGCCAATTTGTAGAATTATAAACGCCTAggataagggatccaattactgtgggggtaccactcactgtgcctacattaattattcatatttttaaagcataatgaatattacaaaagatataaaatttttttcattaaaatcagttaatatgtatgttgtatatctcttctttattattcattatgctttaaaagtaagtatagttaatcctttgcactcggcactattttcaatgtaaaattaaatttttcttccgtcttacaatattttcaactgTAGGGATCTGAGTGTGACTGAGTCAGGATGTATGGTTATGAATGCGACTGTGTGTAATGCGAGATGCACGTGTGCGTGAGCGGCTTCGTTTCTCTACGCGAGACGCTGAGCCGCGTCGATGTCGTTCGATTGGcgatagcgttttgcttttcgaagtaacgtttttgttctttgtaacgtttttgttcttcgttacgtttttgttcttcgtaatgTTTTTGTCTTTCGTAATGGAGCAGAGGCagtagagcgagagtcgcgagcgagttagtTGCCGAGACAGTGAATATCGAATTGTAGCTTGAGACGTTGAACCAAAATAAgatattttagtgaaatcggTGTCAATCATTTCACCCGAGACGTAAGAGTTCAACATATTCCTAcacaatttattcaaacgaaactgatccaaATACtgtaatgtaagaaatattttgtaatattttttgtaatttctttgaaataatgccacaacaatttctggtggtgcttcagagtcaccattcgagtggtaagggttaataataatgAGGTCCATTACCCTAGTCACCACAGAATACTCGAACGCGAGCGAACGTTAGGCTTGTTTGGCCGGCTTGAAGTAGCGCTGTTCCTCGTAGAAAAAATTCAACCGATACAGCTGGCTGGCTCGAGCGAGGCGAGAGAATCTTTCTTTGACATGACCGGCTATGCGGTTGGGTGGGGAAGGGACGGGCAGACCAGCTCAGGTACAAAGGCCCTAAAGTGCGCCACGCTGCGTATAATCGGCAACGACGATTCCTAGCAGAGCCGGCAGAAAGGAACATATGGACGGATGATGGCCTTGGTCAGAATGCCTGCCAGGTAGAAAGAATTTGGTAGACCGCAGCCACGCTTCGTCTTTAGGGTTTCTAACGACTTCCATACGTTCAGGGCGATAGCAGTAGCCCTCTCTTTGTCGTGAGGAACAATGTACCACTACAAGTGGCATCTTCGGTTGTGGCAACGGAAGCTACCCGACCAGCCCAAGTGCCTGGAGAGTGTTCAAATGAATAAAATCTGTCTGTGTTACTCAATATCGTTCGCGTATGCACGGTTTGAACATTTTACCAACTagtttgttttattatttttagtagAAGAGATAGAAGCATGCAGGAGAACTCCAGAATTTTGGAGTTctgaaatgaatgaaattatgaaattttggaGCAAGTTTCAAGGTTTCTAGTCTGAATTTACTAAGCAGTTCGCCATCTCGACTTAAACAATTGTAACTGCGTGCGACAGACTAcgcaaaattgttaaaaaatttttaaggtACTGTAAgatgaattatttaatgttaatcgACAGTAGAACAGAAGCATTCCTCGCAAAGTTAGTGGCTCTAAAAAGAGCCGTTTTGAATGGAAGTGAAAACCGTGTTGTTCAAACGGGCAAGGgaagtattttattttgtatcgtTCCTTAAATTCTGCGCTATTTCCAGCACGAGGCGTTCGAAAGATTGCTTAGGAATCAATAATTTGGTGCTCTTTTGATAACGGCGTATTTCTTTGAGAGCCTTCTCCCCCGACGGCGGTTTATTCTTTTCCTTGACTGCATTGTATTGATTAATGCGCGCCACTTTAATAGAAAACCCGTTAACCAGTCTCGGACGACGGTTACCTTTCTATTGGAACAGATGTTGGTCTGCGGTCATATTTATAACCTCGGCGGTACACGCCGCAGGTGTTCATTGGCTGTCGGCGCAGTGGTGGGGGATCAACTACAGCTGTGCTCTATAAAACACGGCGAGAACCAGCTCCAAGCATCAGAAGTGTTTCGTTCGTCGAACCTTTCACGTCGTATCAGAAACTTTTCAATTCTCGAAGATGACTGGCCGTGGTAAGGGAGGAAAGGGATTGGGAAAGGGAGGAGCGAAGCGTCATAGGAAGGTACTTCGTGATAACATCCAGGGTATCACAAAGCCCGCAATTCGTCGTCTGGCTCGTCGTGGTGGTGTCAAACGTATATCCGGCTTGATTTACGAGGAAACTCGTGGTGTGCTGAAAGTATTCCTGGAAAACGTCATTCGTGATGCAGTCACTTACACCGAGCACGCCAAAAGGAAGACTGTGACAGCCATGGACGTCGTCTATGCCCTGAAGAGACAGGGACGTACTCTGTACGGTTTCGGAGGTTAAGAAATATCCAGacgtcatcatcatcatcactgACGTGCGACTGCAAAGACAATCGTCAAGCAAAAACGGCCCTTTTCAGGGCCACAATCGTTTAACGCAGAAACATGTTCAACACAATTGAGATGCATACCTTCATCCTTTATATGAAATCCCTGTAActtcgaaaatttgaaaaaaatccaACTGATTTCGTGAAAATCATAGGCGTATTCAGAAATAGATAATTTCCCGGTTATAATCGATATTGTAGAAATCAACAATTCGATTTTAGTTGTGTACTATTTCAGTgaatacaataataaaaaatttgatttcgtgTTCCGAGTTCATAGGTTATGATTGCGACGTATTAAAATCGTCGTGAGTCACGCTCCTGCATAGtagaatatttattatgttCATTATTCTAAAGCTCTAACTTCAAAGTCTACGCAAAAGATATCGTTTTTTTGAAGTACTAGTTTGAATATCATGAGACATTTGACTTGCATTGGAATATTATGAAACGAATCTATATTTTTCTAACCAGTGGGACAGCAAATATCCTCTGTTCAgtagtttattttatttgtgcTTCATGCACAGTTCTTGTAGTATCGACGAGAAAAGTAATACACGATGGCCGTGTGCGGTGTTGCCACGTTACACCATCTGGACACCTCACACTCGCATCGCAAATTCTTATGGAGCACACGGTTGCCAAACGTAATTCTACCGACAGGAATACTGTGATTTCGCTTTCGTCTTTAAACCGTTAGGTACCATACGAATCAATAAAGTATAGAATTCGTACGAATCAATAATTTCAGTATAATGTTTGTGACACGCTTATTTTACAACTTCGCAGTATTTATAATGACAAAAAACATGCCATCTATATCAAATACGTGTTAGGCATAGATCCTAACTCTAAACATATAAACATAGATACGAAAAATGACGCTAATATGGTAACCTATCATTCGACTGCGCATCTTTATGAAAAGTAAAAGTGCACATACATTGTCTCACAATTTTTATAGgttgaaaatattacaatttgaaaTTGCTTTGATAGTCGCACCGTATTATTGGGTTTCACGTACTCATTtatgttgaaatatttaaaattctatGTAAATATTCTATGtgattatttaatattctattctttaaatattttaaattcggAATCTACCTCTTATAGATAATACAATCTATCTTTAAATTGTTCTTTCTATTCAATTGCATCGTAATACTTATAACGAGATTTAATCATATTACAACGCGTTAATTGCTATGCAGTAAACAAAATCGTATGGATTTCGTCATTGTGTTCATTCGAATTCGTACGATCAGAATTCGATCCCTTCATAAATCTGGGTTAGGTATGATCCGAATTTCTCTCTATATGTTGAGAGATTTGCaagtaaaaattattagatATTCAGTGAATTGAAAATGACTCCTTGTTATAGAATTGATGGCCCTGAAAAGGGCCGTTTGATACTGAAGATTGAGATTAAGCCTTCTTGTCTGTTTTCTTGGGTAAAAGAACCGCTTGAATGTTTGGCAGGACGCCACCTTGTGCTATCGTAACTCCGGAGAGTAGTTTGTTCAATTCTTCGTCATTACGGATGGCCAGTTGTAAATGACGTGGGATAATTCTGGTTTTCTTGTTGTCACGGGCCGCGTTACCAGCCAATTCCAAAACTTCAGCGGCCAGATACTCCATCACGGCAGCCAAGTAAACCGGAGCACCGGCACCGACGCGTTCAGCATAATTTCCCTTTCTCAGAAGTCGATGGATACGACCAACGGGAAATTGAAGTCCAGCACGGTTAGAGCGGGACTTCGCCTTTCCCTTAACTTTGCCACCTTTTCCTCGTCCGGACATATTGACTGCGCTTTCTTGATATACGAGAACGTTCAATGACGAAGAGTCTCTAGATTTTAATTTTTGCAGCGCCGACGCCCCTTTATATACCGGCGGCGACTACCAGCGCCGCACCAATGAGAGCGCACGATCGTGAGAGTGGGGCGAACTGCGCTTCCATTGGCGAGGGGGTCGGGCCACCGTTTCTACATAAATAGAGACTTGAACTTGCGGCAACTCATTCGACACAACATTTTCGTCTCGTTACGAATTTTGTTAAGACGCTCCCGTTTCGACAATGCCGCCGAAAGCAAGTGGAAAGGCTGTGAAGAAGGCAGGAAAGGCCCAGAAGAATATCAGCAAGACCGATAAGAAGAAAAAGCGCAGGAGGAAGGAAAGCTACGCAATCTACATTTACAAAGTTCTGAAACAAGTGCATCCCGACACTGGAATATCCAGCAAAGCAATGAGCATCATGAACAGTTTCGTCAATGATGTCTTTGAACGCATTGCGGCCGAGGCATCCCGTTTGGCCCACTACAACAAAAGATCTACCATCACGTCCCGGGAAATCCAGACTGCTGTTCGTCTACTGCTACCCGGAGAACTTGCAAAACACGCCGTCAGTGAAGGCACTAAGGCCGTCACCAAGTACACCAGCTCGAAGTGAACACGTTTCACTATCATCAAACCGGCCCTTTTCAGGGCCACAAATATTTCATACGTTGGAAATTTGTCAGCCATGCTATACAACCCCAGTCCcctacaaatattaaaaaatcattgatAGCTTTCCTATAATACATATTGAAAAATCTGCAGTGAATTGCATTAAAACTGGTAAAACAGAATACTAATATTCACTTTAAACTTGGTATTACTCGGTATAGAAGCATATCTATTGCTAAAAGTTGTACATAATTTCGTGCATGAGtataatatgatacaaattcaTTTAGTTAGCCCTGTAACTCATGATCGGTTAAAGTTTAAATTTGTATGCGTCATATAAGAAGTTCAAGTATTTCATTGAT
The genomic region above belongs to Halictus rubicundus isolate RS-2024b chromosome 17, iyHalRubi1_principal, whole genome shotgun sequence and contains:
- the LOC143362709 gene encoding histone H2A, producing MSGRGKGGKVKGKAKSRSNRAGLQFPVGRIHRLLRKGNYAERVGAGAPVYLAAVMEYLAAEVLELAGNAARDNKKTRIIPRHLQLAIRNDEELNKLLSGVTIAQGGVLPNIQAVLLPKKTDKKA
- the LOC143362375 gene encoding histone H2B, which produces MPPKASGKAVKKAGKAQKNISKTDKKKKRRRKESYAIYIYKVLKQVHPDTGISSKAMSIMNSFVNDVFERIAAEASRLAHYNKRSTITSREIQTAVRLLLPGELAKHAVSEGTKAVTKYTSSK
- the LOC143362386 gene encoding histone H4, giving the protein MTGRGKGGKGLGKGGAKRHRKVLRDNIQGITKPAIRRLARRGGVKRISGLIYEETRGVLKVFLENVIRDAVTYTEHAKRKTVTAMDVVYALKRQGRTLYGFGG
- the LOC143362637 gene encoding chymotrypsin-2; protein product: MNDSESVLTDNDLDMDRIVGGRYARKNQFPFMAVVHRLMGRGYIAQCGGTIISSRWVLTAGHCVAEEPRKFFVLFGVNDKSGMGYNFYQGPGITMMTETGALHPDYKPTINDVGLLYMPQDIPFGRSIQPIQVAGYSSMYKDLDGRFAIVLGWGKDRNTGIGTTSLKYATLPIISNAQCGMSWAVTPGKHVCTAPGYGQDACQGDSGGPLIMYENRVPIQIGIVSYGDADCPSGRPGVFSRVTGYIDWIQKVTGLCFER